Sequence from the Sphingobacteriaceae bacterium GW460-11-11-14-LB5 genome:
ATAACTATCCGGCCTGGAAAACACTGATCCATACTTTAGCACCAAAAGCGGTGATTTTTGGTAGAGAAGACATCCGTTGGTGTGGCAATGAAGCTGGTGGAACCCGCGAAACCGAGTGGAACGTAATTCCTTATAGTGAAAACCCGGATACGGCGACACATTTTCCTGATATGACAGATAAGGATTTAGGTAGCAATAACGAACTTTATAAAGCTAAATACCTGCACTATCAACAAGCCGAAACCAATACATCCATAAGAGAAGGCTGGTTTTACCGTGACGATGAGAAACAAAAAGTACGTAGTGCGGATGATGTTTTTGATATTTACGAACGTTCTGCAGGTGGAAATTCGACTTTTTTGCTCAATATCCCCCCAAATAGAAGTGGTAAATTTTCAGATGAAGATGTAAGTGTACTGAACGAGGTTGGTAAGCGCATCACCGAAACCTATGGCAAAAATTTATTTGCCGGTGCAAAAGGTGCAAAACAAGTACTCGATAACGATATGAACACTTATGTTTTACTTAACAATAAGCAAAACAGCATTGAAATAGCAACGCTTAAGCCGGTTACCATCAATAGAATCGCAATACAGGAAGATATTGCAAACCATAGCGAGCGCGTAATCGAACACCAGCTGGAGGCCTGGATCGGTAATAAATGGCAAAAAATTGCTGCGGCAACGAATATCGGTTATAAACGTATTTTACGTTTCCCTGAAATCACTTCTTCGAGGTTTAGGTTAACTGTTCTGTCATCAAGAGCTGAACCTGCAATAGCCACCATATCGGCACATTATTACCGTACACGTCCGCCACAATTACAGTTTAGCAGAGATATCAATGGTTTAACCACCATTTCACCGAAAACCCACGTATTTGGGTGGAAGCCACACGGAGAAAATGCTACCGCTAACCTTAACAAAGGCATCGAAATTTACTACACCACAAACGGAACTGTACCGAATGCCAGTGCTAAAAAATATACTGGTCCGCTTCAAATTGCAAAAGGCGAAGTAAAAGCAATAGCCATAACCAATAAAGAAAAAGGACCTATAGCCACTGAAACATTTGGTATAGTGAAAAAAGATTGGAAATTGTTAAGTAGTGATAGCGAAGGTGCTAAGCACGCTGCTGCAATGGCATTTGATGGTAAAAAACAAACGTATTGGTTAGCGAACGAAAGCAATGATCAGCTCCAAATAGCAATAGATTTAGGTAATGTCCGTGAATTAACGGGTTTTATTTATACCCCACCAACTGATTATGCTGATGGAATGTTAGAGAAAGGCGTTTTACAAATCAGTAACGATGGTAAAACCTGGCAAGATGCCGAGAGCTTCGGGTTTGGTAATTTAATTAACGATCCAACCCCGCGCACGCATTATTTCAAAAAAGCAATTTCAGCAAAATATATACAGGTAAAAGCAACAGCGATTGCAGGCAATAAAAAAACATTGGCCATAGCAGAATTAGATTTTTTAGAAAAATAATATTTTATAGCGCCAGTGAATTAATTTTATTTCAAACATTATGTTTTAAATTCCGCTATTAAGCAGCGGAATTTTTTATTTTTGAGCTATTATGGAAGAACAACAAAACGAGAATCAATTAAACATAGAGTTATCAGAAGAAATCGCTGAAGGAATTTTTTCAAACTTAGCCATCATTACACACTCTAATACCGAGTTCGTATTGGATTTTATCCGCGTAATGCCGGGAATTCCGAAGGCTAAAGTGAAATCAAGGATTATCTTAACTCCGGAACACGCAAAGCGTTTATTATCGGCATTGGAAGATAACATTCAGAAATTCGAAGCCGTAAACGGACGTATTAAAACTCAGGAAGAACCACCTTTTCCGATGGGCTTCGGCGGGCCAACCGCTCAAGCGTAAGCGTACTCAAAATCTTACAAACAAATGTTTGTTTGCTATGTTAGCATAGTATATATTTGTTATTTAACCATATATAGATGAGAAAAATTTTATTGAGCGCATTACTTTCTGCCCCACTTTGGGTTTTGGGGCAGGGTTTCCAGGTTAATTTACAAGGACAGAAACAAATTGGTATGGCAGGTGCAGGTTCTGCATTGGCTTTAGATGAGGCTTCCGTATTTTACAATCCAGGTGCAGTAACTTTCTTAGAGAAAAACTCCGTTTCAGCAGGTGTAAACCCATTATTATTTAAGTCGGCTTTTAAACAAGCAGGTTCGAACGTTACAGAAGATGTGAAGAACAAAATTGCTCCACCTTTCGAATTTTATGCGGTTTGGGGTCCGAAATCGAATAAATGGAAGGTTGGCTTAGGTGTATATACACCTTTTGGCGGTTTGGTAGATTGGGGCGATAATTGGTCTGGTAAGTATGCTTTAACCTCACTAAATTTAAAAGCAATCTATTTTCAACCAACTTTAAGTATAAAAATTACCGATCGTATTGGTATAGGGGCAGGTTTCGTTTATAACCATGGCGATGTAAATCTTCAAAGGGCTATTCCTGTAAATTTTCCTGACGGTCGTTCGGGAAAAGCAACCTTAGATGGTACCGGAACAGGTTACGGATGGAACGCGGGTTTATACATTAAAACATTAAGCAACATCTCTTTTGCACTGGTACACAAATCGAAGGTCATTACAAAACTTGATGGTGGCTCAGCAGAATTTGAAGTTCCTAAGTCATTAGAAGGATCTTTCCCGGCTGGAAATACATTTAATGCCGAATTGCCTTTACCAGCAACAACCAGTTTAGGGGTAGGTATTCCCTTGTCAAAAAGCACCGTTTTAGCATTTGATGCAAGCTGGGTACAATGGCACATTTATCAGGATTTATCTTTTGATTATGCAACCAATACACCTGCGCTTGTTGATACAAAATCGGCACGCAATTATCGTGATGGTTCTTCGTTTAAATTAGGTATTAACCACCAGGCATCAGAGAAATTAGCATTAAGGGCAGGTGTTGGTTATGCCTTTTCTCCGGTACAGGATGGATACGTAACCCCCGAAGCGCCTGATGCCGACCGTTATATTTTAAGTGCTGGTTTAGGTTATACACCTACCCGCCATTTCGAAGTTAATGCATCGTTCTTTTTTGAAGATGTTAAATCGCGTAAACAAAAGAATATCGAAACGGGCCTGGATGGTACCTTTAAAACTTTGGTTTATGCACCAGGTATTTCGTTAACTTATAAATGGTAGGAGAATTACAAATGAAAAGATACATATTGAATAGTTTCGTTGCTGCTATCATCCTTTTTGCAGCAGCTTGTAAACCAGAAATAGAAACTCCTGCAGGATCAACCGCCGGACAAGCTAATTTTAGCAAATATATTGCAGTAGGTAATTCCTTAACCTCTGGCTTTGCCGATGGAGGTTTATATTTAGAAGGACAGAAAGTGGCCTATCCTAATTTATTGGCGGCCAAAATGGCTACTGTTGGTGGTGGTGCTTTCACTTCGCCGTTTTTTAGTGAAGAACATTTAAACGGCTCAAGTTATATTTCTTTAACCGCGTTGGTTAACGGAACACCAACCTTAACGCCGGTAGTTGATAAATTGGCTTATCGGGATGCAGCGAAGCATTTAGATAAATATAACGGTGAAATTCAAAACTTAGGTATACCGGGCATGCGTGTTGATCTGGCTTTCGATCCAACGTTTTCTTTCAGTGCTGCAAACCCTTATTTCGAACGTTTGTTAACCGATGCTCAGGTAGGTAAAACCAATTATTTTCAGTTTATTCAAGGCAGAAATCATACTTTTTTCTCCCTTTGGTTAGGAAATAATGATGTATTGGGTTATGCCTTAAACGGTGCGGTTACCGTATCTACCGACCCAACAACAGCTTTAACAGATAAGGTTACTTTTTCATCTTTATATGCTAACTTTTTAAATGTTTTAACCGTAGGTGGTCAAAAAGGTATAGTAGGTACTATTCCTGATGTAACGGCAATTCCTTATTTTAATACGGTTACCGTGGCAGCTTTGTTAAATGCCGCTAAGGCAATTAATCCAGCGGCAGCGGCAATTTACATCCAAACCGGAGCAGGCGCAGTAAGACCTGCAACTGCTGAAGATTTAATCCGTTTGCCATTCCAATCAGAAGGCATATTTGGAAAACCAAATGTTGCTGGTATTCCTTATGGATTACATCCCTTAAATCCAATCGAAAATAAATGGGTACTGGATAAAGATGAGGTAGTTAAAGTAAAAGATTATGTAAATAGCTACAACAGTACCATTAAATCTTTAGCTACAAGCAAAGGTTTGGCTATCGCTGATACCTATACTTATTTTAATCAGGTAAAAACGGGTATTAACGTTCAGGGTGTTGGTATTAATGCTGCATTTATTACGGGTGGTGCATTCTCTTTAGATGGTATTCACTTAACCCCACGTGGAAATGCAGTAATTGCGAATGTATTTATTGATGCCATTAATGCTAAATATGGTTCTACCATTCCAACGGTTGATATTACACAGTATAGAGGTGTAAAGTTCCCGGATAAATAATAAGATTTTTAATGGCATAAGCGGAGGTTGTATCATAAATATAGAATTGTCATCCCGATTCTTCGGGAAGCTCAAGATGACAGCATCTAAAGTGAAATCGCATTTATGATACAACCTTTTTTTATTTCGCCGTTATTTTATCTTCTATAAGGTTTATAATTTCTGCGCTTTGATTGGGCTCAAACCAATTGATTTCTTCATCCCTTCTAAACCAGGTCAGTTGACGTTTAGCAAAGCGACGTGTATTTTGTTTGATCGCAGTTATTGCATCATCCAGGCTTGATAGCCCATCCAGGTAATCGAAAAGTTCACTATAACCTACGGTGTTTAAGGCATTGTATTTTTTAAAAGGTATTAGCGATTTTACTTCATCTACTAAACCATCCGCAATCATTTTATCAACCCTGCGGTTAATTCGGTCATATAGAACAGCACGATCGGTATTTAACCCGATTTTGATGATATTAAACGGTCTTTCTTTTTTTGTAGCCGAAAGCATTGATGAAAGTTTTTGACCTGTTGATAAAAATACCTCCAAACCCCTGATCATTCTCTGCGGATTCTGTTGATCTACCTTTGCGAAGTATTCGGGATCTAATTTGGCCAGCTGGTTTTGGATACTGGATAATCCTTCTTCTTCAAATTGTTTATTCAGTCTTTCACGTATCGCTAAATCAATATCTGGCATCTCATCCAAACCATTAATTAAGGCATTTACATATAGACCCGAACCGCCAACCATAATGGCCAGGTTGTGGTCTTTAAAAATTTGATCGATCGTTTTTAAACCTTCTACTTCAAAATCGCCTGTGCTGAACAGTTGTGAAACCGAATGTGAATTAATAAAATGATGTTTTGCTGCTGCTAATTCGGTAATATCTGGTTTTGCCGTTCCGATTTCCATTTCCTTAAAAAACTGGCGGGAATCGGCAGAAATAATTTCTGTGCCAAAATGTTGAGCCAGTTGAATAGCCAGGGCTGTTTTGCCAATTGCAGTAGGGCCAACAATGGATATTAAGGTTTTTGGGTGAAGCATAGTGCTGTATAAAATAAAAGCTGCCAAATTTAAATATTTGGCAGCTTCTTGTACTTATTATTTTGTTGCTAATTAATAATCGTCTTTATGGCTATCATCTTCGAAGTTATCACTATCCGAAAATTCGTCCCCGAATTCGTCTTCTTCGCTTTCTTCATCTTCGTCCCGCTCTTCGGTATTGATGCCCATTTCGCCCATGGCCTCCAATTCGTCGGTATCTTCCGGTACAAAGTTCATTTCATTTAAGAAATCAAATTCACTTGCCGATGCCACTGCGCCTCTTGGATCAACAGCCTGTGGACTGTTTTGCTCCATTATTTTTGGGGCCTCGCCACTGCTTTTCGCTAAAAAAGGATATTCGATATTTGGATCGGCATCTAAAATTATTTTTACCAGCTCTACATGAAAATCGTAAGGGCGATCGAAATTATAGATGTAGTAAAACTTTTGATGTGGATCTTCAATAAAACCACTCAGTTTAGAATTCTCCATTAAAACTACACGGTCTTTTTTACGTTCGCTTGGTAAATAGGCAATTTCATCTCCTTTTAACCAATTATCGGTGCTTACATAAAAAGAGGAAGATTTTTCGGCATTATAACCCGTAGATCTGTGAATAGCCTTATGCAGGTCTTCAAATGTTTGGTTTGATTTAATGTCGATCTCTCTCACAACATCATCAAAATCTTCGAAAGTAATTCTAAATTTATAAATAGCCATTATAGTGTTTTGGAACCGTAAAAATAAAGTTAATTTATAATTACCACAAATATCAGGAGCCATAAAAGACATCCCAATTGTGGTGTTTCAACAATTAAATTATTTATTAACAGGATTTAATCCCATTTGTTTTGCCTGATTTAGCATAAAATTAAATGCTTCCTGATAGTCGTTTGTAATCTCGCCCTCCAAAATGGCTTCGCGGATTGCATTTTTAATCAGGCCAACTTCTTTCCCGGCGTCAAGACCGAAAGTTTCCATGATATCATTTCCTGAAATAGGGGGCTGCCAGTTTCTAATTTTATCACGTTCTTCTACATCCTTAAGCTTTTGTTTAACCAGCTCAAAATTGTTTCTGTATTTCGTTTTTTTGTATTCGTTTTTAGTGGTTACATCGGCATTGCAAAGCAACATCAAACTTTCAATTTCTTCCCCGGCATCAAAAAGTAATCGCCTTACGGCAGAATCTGTTACCGTTTCCTGCGCCAGGACAATCGGCCGTAAATGAAGCTGCACCAATTTTTGCACATATTTCATCTTCTCATTTAAAGGCAGTTTGAGCTGTGCAAATATTTTCGGAACCATTCTGGCTCCTCTATCTTCATGACCGTGGAAAGTCCAGCCGTGGCCTTCTTCAAAACGTTTGGTAGCAGGTTTGGCAATATCGTGTAAAATAGCGGCCCAGCGCAACCATAAGTCATCGGTGTCTGCACAGATGTTATCCAGTACTTCCAGTGTGTGGTAAAAATTATCTTTATGTCCTTTTCCTTTAATAATCTCTACACCATAAAGCTGTGCCATTTGAGGGAAAATGAGCTGCAACAAGCCGGTATCAAAAAGGTGCTTAAAACCCACTGAAGGTTTTTTAGAGAGGATGATTTTATTCATCTCATCGGTAATCCGCTCTTTTGAAACGATACTGATGCGCTGTTTTTGCGTTTTAATGGCATTTAGAGCAGCCGGATCGATGTTGAAATTAAGCTGTGAAGCAAAGCGGATTGCCCTCATCATACGCAGCGGATCATCAGAAAAAGTAATTTCAGGATCCAGCGGGGTACGGATGAGCTTATTTTCTAAATCTTTGATCCCGTCGAAAGGATCTAACAGTTCGCCAAAATGATCAGCATTTAAATTAATGGCTAAAGCATTAATGGTGAAATCCCTGCGCAACTGGTCATCTTCTAAGCTGCCATCTTCAACAATTGGCTTACGCGAATCGGAACGGTATGATTCTTTCCGTGCGCCTACAAATTCGACTTCTAAATCCTGATATTTAATATTTGCAGTGCCAAAATTTTTAAAAACAGCAACTTTAGTGTTCAGTTTCCGGCCTACCGCTTCTGCATAGGTTATTCCACTACCCACAACCACCACATCAATATCTTTTGAAGGGCGATCTAAAAATAAATCACGAACAAAGCCTCCAATAACATAAGCTTCGGTATTGTGCTTATCGGCTATTGAGGATAAGGTTTTAAATATGGGGTTTTGTAGGTGACCCCCTAAATCCCCTGAAGGGGACTTGGAGTTCCCTTCATTTAATTCAGACTGCATATATAAGGGTAATTCATTTGTTCAAAATTAAGCAAAACATTTGGTCGGTAAACACTATCAGCGATTCAAAGCCCCTTTAGGGGTTGGGGACTTACTTCCTAATAAACTCAAATTGTCCGCCTGGAGAAAGTTTCATAATGGTTGAAGGCTTTCTGCTGGTTCGGTTTTCTTGTTCGAAATCAACTACATAATCAACAGCATCGATAATTTCAGCATCGATATCGTCAAAGAATTTTGGCGAAGGCTGTCCGCTTAAATTTGCAGAAGTAGAAACAATGGGTTTTCTGAAGCGTTGAATTAATGGTGTACAAAAATCGTGTTTAACAATTCTGATTCCTACGCTTCCATCCGCATTGATTACGTTTGGCGCTAAGTTTTTTGCCCCTGAGAAAATAATGGTTAAGGGATTTTCTGCATATTCGATTAAATCATAAGCCACATCAGGAATTTCGGCTACATAACTTTGCAGTTTGCTGTCTACATCCAATAATACGATTAAACTCTTTTCAGCAGGGCGGTTTTTGATCTTCAGTAATTTATCTACTGCCTCGGGATTGCTTGCATCGCAGCCTAATCCCCAAATGGTATCCGTTGGATATAGAATAACGCCTCCTGATTTTAATACTTCAAAAGCTTTATTAATCTCGTCTCTTAACATGTCGCAAAGTTAATTTATTTACGAAGTTTATAAGGAATGTGTTGCAGGAAAACTTTACCCAATTTTTTGATAGATTTTAATCCTTTGAGGTGCCATATATCTGATAGGGGTTAAGATGGTAGTGCTCGTAACAGATTCTTTATCATTTATTCAACAAGTGTTATGTGTTTTAAGGTGATAAACTATTATTTTAGTCATAGGTTATTAAATAAAAACACAAAAAATGGAACAAACACTCAAATGGTGTATGCTATTTACGGTTGTAATGGCATTTACCAGCTGTGCCATACTTGATACGGCATCAGACTATGACAAAAAGATCGACTTTAAAAAGTTAAAATCCTATAATTATTACGAAAGTGGGATTGAAAGCTTAGCGTTGAATAACCTTGATAAACCCCGAATGTTAAATGCTGTAGATGCAACGATGACTAAAATGGGCTTTGCTAAAACCAATAAACCCGATTTTTTGGTAAACGTTGTAGTTTTTAGTACCCTTAAAACCAAGTCTGATTGGGGGTATAGGGGAGGTGGTTACCAATGGGATACAGCAACTTTGGCTTATCAATGGAGAGATTCGCAATTTGGACCATTAGATACAGGGAAACAAGTTGCAGATGGCAGAATTATTATCGATTTTTTAAATCCCCGGACAAAAGCCATAATGTGGCATGGC
This genomic interval carries:
- a CDS encoding alpha-1,3/4-fucosidase, which encodes MKKLIVTSTLMALFMANALAQSDKLKPQHTIAITPGESKASIIAKASHVVPTANQLSALKNEFIAFIHFGPNSFTRMEWGNGKEDPKVFDLKELHTDQWCQAMKSAGMKMVIITVKHHDGFVLWQSRYTKHGIMSTGFEDGKGDILKNLSASCKKYGLKLGIYLSPADLYQIENPEGLYGNLSKISTRTIPRETAGRPFANPTKFKFEVDDYNEYFLNQLFEVLTEYGPIDEVWFDGAHPKTKGGQKYNYPAWKTLIHTLAPKAVIFGREDIRWCGNEAGGTRETEWNVIPYSENPDTATHFPDMTDKDLGSNNELYKAKYLHYQQAETNTSIREGWFYRDDEKQKVRSADDVFDIYERSAGGNSTFLLNIPPNRSGKFSDEDVSVLNEVGKRITETYGKNLFAGAKGAKQVLDNDMNTYVLLNNKQNSIEIATLKPVTINRIAIQEDIANHSERVIEHQLEAWIGNKWQKIAAATNIGYKRILRFPEITSSRFRLTVLSSRAEPAIATISAHYYRTRPPQLQFSRDINGLTTISPKTHVFGWKPHGENATANLNKGIEIYYTTNGTVPNASAKKYTGPLQIAKGEVKAIAITNKEKGPIATETFGIVKKDWKLLSSDSEGAKHAAAMAFDGKKQTYWLANESNDQLQIAIDLGNVRELTGFIYTPPTDYADGMLEKGVLQISNDGKTWQDAESFGFGNLINDPTPRTHYFKKAISAKYIQVKATAIAGNKKTLAIAELDFLEK
- a CDS encoding long-chain fatty acid transporter translates to MRKILLSALLSAPLWVLGQGFQVNLQGQKQIGMAGAGSALALDEASVFYNPGAVTFLEKNSVSAGVNPLLFKSAFKQAGSNVTEDVKNKIAPPFEFYAVWGPKSNKWKVGLGVYTPFGGLVDWGDNWSGKYALTSLNLKAIYFQPTLSIKITDRIGIGAGFVYNHGDVNLQRAIPVNFPDGRSGKATLDGTGTGYGWNAGLYIKTLSNISFALVHKSKVITKLDGGSAEFEVPKSLEGSFPAGNTFNAELPLPATTSLGVGIPLSKSTVLAFDASWVQWHIYQDLSFDYATNTPALVDTKSARNYRDGSSFKLGINHQASEKLALRAGVGYAFSPVQDGYVTPEAPDADRYILSAGLGYTPTRHFEVNASFFFEDVKSRKQKNIETGLDGTFKTLVYAPGISLTYKW
- a CDS encoding G-D-S-L family lipolytic protein, which codes for MKRYILNSFVAAIILFAAACKPEIETPAGSTAGQANFSKYIAVGNSLTSGFADGGLYLEGQKVAYPNLLAAKMATVGGGAFTSPFFSEEHLNGSSYISLTALVNGTPTLTPVVDKLAYRDAAKHLDKYNGEIQNLGIPGMRVDLAFDPTFSFSAANPYFERLLTDAQVGKTNYFQFIQGRNHTFFSLWLGNNDVLGYALNGAVTVSTDPTTALTDKVTFSSLYANFLNVLTVGGQKGIVGTIPDVTAIPYFNTVTVAALLNAAKAINPAAAAIYIQTGAGAVRPATAEDLIRLPFQSEGIFGKPNVAGIPYGLHPLNPIENKWVLDKDEVVKVKDYVNSYNSTIKSLATSKGLAIADTYTYFNQVKTGINVQGVGINAAFITGGAFSLDGIHLTPRGNAVIANVFIDAINAKYGSTIPTVDITQYRGVKFPDK
- a CDS encoding tRNA (adenosine(37)-N6)-dimethylallyltransferase MiaA, which gives rise to MLHPKTLISIVGPTAIGKTALAIQLAQHFGTEIISADSRQFFKEMEIGTAKPDITELAAAKHHFINSHSVSQLFSTGDFEVEGLKTIDQIFKDHNLAIMVGGSGLYVNALINGLDEMPDIDLAIRERLNKQFEEEGLSSIQNQLAKLDPEYFAKVDQQNPQRMIRGLEVFLSTGQKLSSMLSATKKERPFNIIKIGLNTDRAVLYDRINRRVDKMIADGLVDEVKSLIPFKKYNALNTVGYSELFDYLDGLSSLDDAITAIKQNTRRFAKRQLTWFRRDEEINWFEPNQSAEIINLIEDKITAK
- a CDS encoding tRNA nucleotidyltransferase encodes the protein MQSELNEGNSKSPSGDLGGHLQNPIFKTLSSIADKHNTEAYVIGGFVRDLFLDRPSKDIDVVVVGSGITYAEAVGRKLNTKVAVFKNFGTANIKYQDLEVEFVGARKESYRSDSRKPIVEDGSLEDDQLRRDFTINALAINLNADHFGELLDPFDGIKDLENKLIRTPLDPEITFSDDPLRMMRAIRFASQLNFNIDPAALNAIKTQKQRISIVSKERITDEMNKIILSKKPSVGFKHLFDTGLLQLIFPQMAQLYGVEIIKGKGHKDNFYHTLEVLDNICADTDDLWLRWAAILHDIAKPATKRFEEGHGWTFHGHEDRGARMVPKIFAQLKLPLNEKMKYVQKLVQLHLRPIVLAQETVTDSAVRRLLFDAGEEIESLMLLCNADVTTKNEYKKTKYRNNFELVKQKLKDVEERDKIRNWQPPISGNDIMETFGLDAGKEVGLIKNAIREAILEGEITNDYQEAFNFMLNQAKQMGLNPVNK
- a CDS encoding threonylcarbamoyl-AMP synthase, whose amino-acid sequence is MLRDEINKAFEVLKSGGVILYPTDTIWGLGCDASNPEAVDKLLKIKNRPAEKSLIVLLDVDSKLQSYVAEIPDVAYDLIEYAENPLTIIFSGAKNLAPNVINADGSVGIRIVKHDFCTPLIQRFRKPIVSTSANLSGQPSPKFFDDIDAEIIDAVDYVVDFEQENRTSRKPSTIMKLSPGGQFEFIRK